One window of the Anaeromyxobacter dehalogenans 2CP-C genome contains the following:
- the rpoC gene encoding DNA-directed RNA polymerase subunit beta': MKDIFNFFEKPKDPLSFSAIRISLASPDKIRQWSHGEVKKPETINYRTFKPERDGLFCAKIFGPVKDYECNCGKYKRMKHRGVVCEKCGVEVIQSKVRRERLGHITLATPVAHIWFLKSLPSRIGNLLDITLKDLEKVLYCESYIVIDPKETTFQRGELLSEDRYQKALDEFGDDAFSAGMGGEAVLGLLRGVGPASKEHGEGIPGLANELRAEMKEATSDAKRKKIAKRLKVVEAFVASGNKPEWMMLEVIPVIPPDLRPLVPLDGGRFATSDLNDLYRRVINRNNRLKRLQELNAPDIIIRNEKRMLQEAVDALFDNGRRGKTITGPNKRPLKSLSDMLKGKQGRFRQNLLGKRVDYSGRSVIVVGPELKLHQCGLPKIMALELFKPFIYNKLEEKGYVTTIKSAKKMVEKERPEVWDILDEVIREHPVLLNRAPTLHRLGIQAFEPVLIEGKAIQLHPLVCTAFNADFDGDQMAVHVPLSIEAQMEARVLMMSTNNILSPAHGKPIIVPSQDIVLGIYYMTRERAFARGEGKVFASPEEVRAAYDQGEVDLQAKVWVRMDGKRVETTVGRVLLYDIVPRRLSFDAINKVMDKKQLQGLIDLTYRLCGEKETVLLADRVRSMGYGNATRAGISIALDNMVIPRKKVDLLERATREVDDIQAQYTEGLITIGERYNKVIDIWAQVTEEVAQEMMGEIGTETAVGTGKDGKREERRQPSFNPIYIMADSGARGSAQQIRQLAGMRGLMAKPSGEIIETPITANFREGLNVLQYFISTHGARKGLADTALKTANSGYLTRRLVDVAQDAIITEYDCGAMDGITLGALVEGGEIIEPMGERILGRVALDDILDAFSGNVLVKANEEIDEGRVKLIENSGIDKVKIRSVLTCQARRGICVECYGRDLARGRKVNIGEAVGVIAAQSIGEPGTQLTMRTFHIGGAASRRAEQSTIENRNAGLIKFNNVSVAKKHDGTLIVMNRNGEIIVTDDQGRERERYGVVYGAKLLVREGQKVEANQLLAEWDPYSMPIITEVAGRVKYGDLVDGVTISEQVDEITGLARKAVIASKDPDARPRISIKDEEGKTKKLANSDADARYMLPEGANLVVNDGDEVDAGDVIAKMPRETTKTKDITGGLPRVAELFEARKPKEHAVISEIDGVVAFGKDTKGKRKVVITPEVDGKLRPDLAKEYLIGKGKHISVHTGDRVRAGEALMDGAANPHDILRVLGEKELARWLVDEVQEVYRLQGVKINDKHIETIVRQMLRRVRIVDVGDTEFLADEQVEKFAFEEENERVLKAGGRAAQGEPLLLGITKASLSTESFISASSFQETTKVLTEAAISGKVDYLRGLKENVIMGRLVPAGTGLGAYKHLDIEVETPVDAVEEAEEALAVGAEE, encoded by the coding sequence GTGAAGGACATCTTCAATTTCTTCGAGAAGCCGAAGGACCCGCTCTCGTTCTCGGCCATCCGGATCTCGCTCGCGAGCCCGGACAAGATCCGGCAGTGGTCGCACGGCGAGGTGAAGAAGCCGGAGACCATCAACTACCGGACGTTCAAGCCGGAGCGGGACGGCCTCTTCTGCGCGAAGATCTTCGGCCCGGTGAAGGACTACGAGTGCAACTGCGGCAAGTACAAGCGCATGAAGCACCGGGGCGTGGTCTGCGAGAAGTGCGGCGTCGAGGTGATCCAGTCCAAGGTGCGCCGTGAGCGGCTCGGCCACATCACGCTGGCCACGCCGGTCGCGCACATCTGGTTCCTGAAGTCGCTGCCCAGCCGCATCGGCAACCTGCTCGACATCACGCTGAAGGACCTGGAGAAGGTTCTTTACTGCGAGTCGTACATCGTCATCGACCCGAAGGAGACCACCTTCCAGCGGGGCGAGCTCCTCTCCGAGGACCGCTACCAGAAGGCGCTCGACGAGTTCGGCGACGACGCGTTCTCCGCCGGCATGGGCGGCGAGGCGGTGCTCGGCCTGCTCCGCGGCGTCGGCCCGGCCAGCAAGGAGCACGGCGAGGGCATCCCCGGCCTCGCCAACGAGCTGCGCGCCGAGATGAAGGAGGCCACCAGCGACGCGAAGCGGAAGAAGATCGCCAAGCGCCTGAAGGTGGTGGAGGCGTTCGTCGCCTCCGGCAACAAGCCGGAGTGGATGATGCTGGAGGTCATCCCGGTGATCCCGCCGGACCTCCGCCCGCTCGTCCCGCTCGACGGCGGCCGCTTCGCGACCTCCGACCTGAACGACCTCTACCGGCGCGTCATCAACCGCAACAACCGCCTGAAGCGGCTCCAGGAGCTGAACGCCCCCGACATCATCATCCGCAACGAGAAGCGGATGCTGCAGGAGGCGGTGGACGCGCTGTTCGACAACGGCCGGCGCGGCAAGACCATCACCGGCCCGAACAAGCGGCCGCTGAAGTCGCTCTCCGACATGCTGAAGGGCAAGCAGGGCCGGTTCCGCCAGAACCTGCTCGGCAAGCGCGTGGACTACTCCGGCCGCTCGGTGATCGTGGTCGGCCCGGAGCTCAAGCTCCACCAGTGCGGCCTGCCCAAGATCATGGCGCTCGAGCTGTTCAAGCCGTTCATCTACAACAAGCTCGAGGAGAAGGGGTACGTCACCACCATCAAGAGCGCGAAGAAGATGGTGGAGAAGGAGCGCCCCGAGGTCTGGGACATCCTCGACGAGGTGATCCGCGAGCACCCGGTGCTCCTCAACCGCGCCCCCACGCTCCACCGCCTCGGCATCCAGGCGTTCGAGCCGGTGCTGATCGAGGGCAAGGCCATCCAGCTCCACCCGCTGGTCTGCACCGCCTTCAACGCCGACTTCGACGGCGACCAGATGGCCGTGCACGTGCCGCTCTCCATCGAGGCGCAGATGGAGGCCCGCGTGCTCATGATGAGCACGAACAACATCCTGTCCCCGGCGCACGGCAAGCCGATCATCGTGCCGTCGCAGGACATCGTGCTCGGCATCTACTACATGACCCGCGAGCGCGCGTTCGCGCGCGGCGAGGGCAAGGTGTTCGCGAGCCCGGAGGAGGTCCGCGCCGCGTACGACCAGGGCGAGGTGGACCTGCAGGCGAAGGTCTGGGTCCGCATGGACGGCAAGCGGGTCGAGACGACCGTCGGCCGCGTGCTGCTCTACGACATCGTCCCGCGCCGGCTGTCCTTCGACGCCATCAACAAGGTGATGGACAAGAAGCAGCTGCAGGGCCTCATCGACCTGACCTACCGCCTGTGCGGCGAGAAGGAGACCGTCCTCCTCGCCGACCGCGTCCGCTCGATGGGCTACGGGAACGCCACCCGGGCCGGCATCTCGATCGCGCTCGACAACATGGTGATCCCGCGGAAGAAGGTGGACCTGCTCGAGCGCGCCACGCGCGAGGTGGACGACATCCAGGCCCAGTACACCGAGGGCCTCATCACCATCGGCGAGCGGTACAACAAGGTCATCGACATCTGGGCCCAGGTCACCGAGGAGGTGGCGCAGGAGATGATGGGCGAGATCGGGACCGAGACCGCGGTGGGGACGGGCAAGGACGGCAAGCGCGAGGAGCGCCGGCAGCCGTCGTTCAACCCGATCTACATCATGGCCGACTCGGGCGCCCGCGGCTCCGCGCAGCAGATCCGGCAGCTCGCCGGCATGCGCGGCCTGATGGCCAAGCCGTCGGGCGAGATCATCGAGACCCCGATCACGGCGAACTTCCGCGAGGGCCTCAACGTCCTCCAGTACTTCATCTCGACGCACGGCGCCCGCAAGGGCCTCGCCGACACGGCGCTCAAGACCGCGAACTCCGGCTACCTGACCCGCCGCCTGGTGGACGTGGCCCAGGACGCGATCATCACCGAGTACGACTGCGGCGCGATGGACGGCATCACGCTCGGCGCGCTGGTCGAGGGCGGCGAGATCATCGAGCCGATGGGCGAGCGCATCCTCGGCCGCGTCGCGCTCGACGACATCCTCGACGCGTTCTCCGGCAACGTGCTGGTGAAGGCCAACGAGGAGATCGACGAGGGCAGGGTCAAGCTCATCGAGAACTCGGGCATCGACAAGGTGAAGATCCGCTCGGTGCTCACCTGCCAGGCGCGGCGCGGCATCTGCGTCGAGTGCTACGGGCGCGACCTCGCCCGCGGGCGCAAGGTGAACATCGGCGAGGCGGTCGGCGTCATCGCCGCCCAGTCGATCGGCGAGCCGGGCACCCAGCTGACGATGCGGACGTTCCACATCGGCGGCGCGGCGTCGCGGCGGGCCGAGCAGTCCACCATCGAGAACCGCAACGCCGGCCTGATCAAGTTCAACAACGTGAGCGTGGCCAAGAAGCACGACGGCACGCTCATCGTGATGAACCGGAACGGCGAGATCATCGTCACCGACGACCAGGGCCGCGAGCGCGAGCGCTACGGCGTGGTGTACGGCGCCAAGCTGCTGGTCCGCGAGGGCCAGAAGGTCGAGGCGAACCAGCTGCTGGCCGAGTGGGATCCCTACTCGATGCCGATCATCACCGAGGTGGCCGGCCGCGTGAAGTACGGCGACCTCGTGGACGGCGTCACCATCAGCGAGCAGGTGGACGAGATCACCGGCCTGGCCCGCAAGGCGGTCATCGCCTCCAAGGACCCGGACGCCCGGCCGCGCATCTCGATCAAGGACGAGGAGGGCAAGACCAAGAAGCTCGCCAACTCCGACGCCGACGCCCGCTACATGCTGCCGGAGGGCGCGAACCTGGTGGTGAACGACGGCGACGAGGTGGACGCCGGCGACGTCATCGCCAAGATGCCCCGCGAGACCACCAAGACCAAGGACATCACCGGCGGTCTCCCGCGCGTCGCCGAGCTCTTCGAGGCCCGCAAGCCCAAGGAGCACGCGGTCATCTCCGAGATCGACGGCGTGGTGGCGTTCGGCAAGGACACCAAGGGCAAGCGCAAGGTGGTCATCACGCCCGAGGTGGACGGCAAGCTCCGGCCCGATCTCGCGAAGGAGTACCTGATCGGCAAGGGCAAGCACATCTCCGTCCACACCGGCGACCGCGTCCGCGCGGGCGAGGCGCTCATGGACGGCGCCGCGAACCCGCACGACATCCTGCGGGTGCTCGGTGAGAAGGAGCTCGCGCGCTGGCTGGTGGACGAGGTGCAGGAGGTCTACCGGCTCCAGGGCGTGAAGATCAACGACAAGCACATCGAGACGATCGTGCGGCAGATGCTGCGCCGCGTGCGGATCGTGGACGTGGGCGACACCGAGTTCCTGGCGGACGAGCAGGTCGAGAAGTTCGCGTTCGAGGAGGAGAACGAGCGCGTGCTGAAGGCCGGCGGCCGCGCCGCCCAGGGTGAGCCGCTGCTGCTCGGCATCACCAAGGCGTCGCTCTCGACCGAGTCCTTCATCTCGGCCTCGTCGTTCCAGGAGACCACGAAGGTGCTGACCGAGGCCGCCATCAGCGGCAAGGTGGACTACCTGCGCGGCCTGAAGGAGAACGTCATCATGGGCCGCCTGGTGCCGGCCGGCACCGGCCTCGGGGCCTACAAGCACCTCGACATCGAGGTGGAGACCCCGGTGGACGCGGTCGAGGAGGCGGAGGAGGCCCTGGCCGTCGGGGCGGAGGAGTAG
- a CDS encoding FliI/YscN family ATPase has protein sequence MTVDLGRVRTALGEAAPLPLRGRVTRLTGLVLEAAVGGVRQGEAVELRAPGREPLLAEVVGLRDDRAVLVPFGELGGVGLDAEVIPTGRPHAIRVGPGLLGRVLDGLGRPLDGAPLPAGLEEWAVDRPAPNPLARRPVAAPLPLGVRVLDGLLTAGEGQRIGLFAGSGVGKSTLLGQLARGARADLCVVCLVGERGREVREFLEGPLGADGLARSVVVAATSDAPALVRLKAAHVATAVAEWFAERGDRVLLLVDSVTRYARALREVGLAAGEPPARQGYPPSVFAALPRLLERAGNRARGGITAVYTVLVAGGDLEEPIADEVRGILDGHVVLDRAVAAGGRFPAVDPLQSLSRVMPAVAGPDHLAAAGRVRALLAAHARVRDLVALGAYRAGGDPEADLALARLPALEAFLRQPLGEPAPFEETLRRLEALAG, from the coding sequence GTGACCGTGGACCTGGGGCGGGTGCGCACCGCGCTGGGGGAGGCCGCGCCGCTCCCGCTGCGCGGCCGGGTGACCCGGCTCACCGGCCTGGTGCTGGAGGCGGCGGTCGGCGGCGTCCGGCAGGGCGAAGCGGTGGAGCTCCGCGCGCCCGGGCGCGAGCCGCTGCTGGCGGAGGTGGTCGGGCTACGCGACGACCGCGCCGTGCTGGTGCCGTTCGGCGAGCTCGGCGGCGTGGGGCTCGACGCGGAGGTCATCCCCACCGGCCGGCCGCACGCCATCCGCGTCGGGCCCGGGCTGCTGGGGCGGGTGCTGGACGGCCTGGGCCGGCCGCTCGACGGCGCGCCGCTGCCGGCCGGGCTGGAGGAGTGGGCGGTGGATCGGCCCGCGCCGAACCCGCTCGCGCGCCGCCCGGTGGCGGCGCCGCTCCCGCTCGGCGTGCGGGTGCTCGACGGCCTCCTCACCGCCGGGGAGGGGCAGCGGATCGGGCTGTTCGCCGGCTCCGGCGTGGGCAAGTCCACGCTGCTCGGCCAGCTCGCCCGCGGCGCGCGCGCCGACCTGTGCGTGGTGTGCCTCGTCGGCGAGCGCGGGCGCGAGGTGCGCGAGTTCCTGGAGGGGCCGCTGGGGGCGGACGGGCTGGCGCGCAGCGTGGTGGTGGCGGCCACCAGCGACGCGCCGGCGCTGGTGCGCCTCAAGGCCGCGCACGTGGCCACCGCGGTGGCGGAGTGGTTCGCGGAGCGCGGCGACCGGGTGCTCCTGCTGGTGGACTCGGTGACGCGCTACGCCCGCGCGCTCCGCGAGGTGGGGCTGGCCGCGGGCGAGCCGCCGGCGCGGCAGGGCTACCCGCCCTCGGTGTTCGCGGCGCTGCCGCGGCTGCTGGAGCGGGCCGGCAACCGCGCCCGCGGCGGGATCACCGCCGTGTACACGGTGCTGGTGGCGGGCGGCGACCTCGAGGAGCCCATCGCCGACGAGGTCCGGGGCATCCTCGACGGGCACGTGGTGCTCGACCGCGCGGTGGCGGCCGGCGGCCGCTTCCCGGCGGTGGACCCGCTCCAGAGCCTCTCGCGCGTCATGCCCGCGGTGGCGGGCCCGGACCACCTGGCGGCGGCCGGCCGGGTGCGGGCGCTGCTCGCGGCGCACGCGCGCGTGCGCGACCTGGTGGCGCTCGGCGCCTACCGCGCGGGCGGGGATCCCGAGGCGGACCTGGCCCTGGCGCGGCTGCCGGCGCTCGAGGCGTTCCTCCGGCAGCCCCTCGGCGAGCCGGCGCCGTTCGAGGAGACGCTGCGGCGGCTGGAGGCGCTGGCCGGGTGA
- a CDS encoding FliH/SctL family protein, which yields MSRVLKDGPGGRRIAGAVYEAGERARALVEEARAEAARLREAAGAERDAVRAEAVREGREEGLARAAAALATAGEARAARLAGLEREVARLALDVARQLLGRELAAAPEAVADLAAQALVRARERREVVLRVSPADAARLRAEPARSRLAGLLARPEGPALREDPGLPPGAVVVETEAGRIDARVEAQLAALERALEEAP from the coding sequence ATGTCGAGGGTGCTGAAGGACGGCCCGGGCGGCCGTCGCATCGCGGGCGCGGTCTACGAGGCGGGCGAACGGGCGCGCGCGCTCGTGGAGGAGGCGCGCGCCGAGGCCGCGCGGCTCCGCGAGGCGGCCGGCGCGGAGCGGGACGCGGTCCGCGCCGAGGCGGTGCGGGAGGGCCGCGAGGAGGGGCTGGCCCGGGCCGCGGCCGCGCTCGCGACCGCCGGCGAGGCGCGCGCGGCTCGCCTCGCCGGGCTCGAGCGCGAGGTGGCGCGCCTGGCGCTCGACGTCGCGCGCCAGCTGCTCGGGCGCGAGCTGGCGGCGGCGCCGGAGGCGGTGGCCGACCTCGCGGCGCAGGCGCTGGTCCGGGCGCGCGAGCGGCGCGAGGTGGTCCTGCGGGTGAGCCCGGCCGACGCGGCCCGCCTGCGCGCCGAGCCGGCCCGCTCGCGGCTGGCGGGGCTCCTGGCGCGCCCGGAGGGGCCGGCGCTGCGCGAGGACCCGGGGCTCCCGCCCGGCGCGGTGGTGGTCGAGACCGAGGCCGGGCGCATCGACGCGCGCGTGGAGGCCCAGCTCGCCGCGCTGGAGCGCGCGCTGGAGGAGGCGCCGTGA
- the rpoB gene encoding DNA-directed RNA polymerase subunit beta — protein sequence MATTIQNNFRIRRNFGKINKIAEIPNLIAIQKFSYDKFLQADVPPEKRDDTGLQGVFKSVFPIKDFNETSSLEFVSYHLEKPKYDVDECHQRGMTYSAPIKVVVRLVVWDKDEETGAQSIRDVKEQEVYFGEIPLMTENGTFIINGTERVVVSQLHRSPGAFFDHDKGKSHSSGKLLYNARIIPYRGSWIDFEFDHKDILYVRIDRRRKLPATVLLRALGATPDTAKKDPVEFHGSAEEILKYYYDTETIRVEGKGKFEKDLVPDLLKGQRATRDIRDPKSSEVIVKKNRKYTESAIKKLVAAKMKSLPVEPEEVYTKISAEDVVDETTGEVLLEVNEEVTEAKVEELRKRNINEFKVLFIDNLNILPALRDTLMQDKISTPEEAIMEIYRRLRPGDPPTPETATNLFVNLFFNAERYDLSKVGRLKLNYKFGIEEPLENTVLTKRDILEVVRFLIDLKNGKPNKDVDDIDHLGNRRVRAVGELLENQYRIGLVRMERAIKERMSLQEIETLMPHDLINAKPVTAVIKEFFGSSQLSQFMDQTNPLSEVTHKRRLSALGPGGLTRERAGFEVRDVHSTHYGRICPIETPEGPNIGLIASLSTYARVNEYGFVETPYRKVEKGRVTDEVTFYSALEEEKHIIAQANAPVDKKGNFTEAKVWCRKEGEYIYVRPDEVDLMDVSPNQLVSVAASLVPFLENDDANRALMGSNMQRQAVPLLRTQAPLVGTGIEAIVARDSGVTTVAKRDGVVQSVDASRIVVKADVPTSATDVANEVDIYNLIKYQRSNQNTCINQKPIVKPGERVRKGDVIADGPATEMGELALGQNVVVAFMPWQGYNFEDSILLSERLIKEDVFTSVHIEEFECVARDTKLGKEEITRDIPNVGEEALKDLDESGIIRIGAEVKPGDILVGKITPKGETQLSPEEKLLRAIFGEKAGDVRDSSLRVPPGVSGTVINAKVFSRKGVEKDERAKAIEEMEEAKLLKDQNDEIRIIQDSAFQKIRRLLLGKEVTARLVDDKGEQLLKKGDVLDDALLDTVPQRYWGEIAVAGDVQDLARKIIDNFEEQKELVKLLFGEKIGRLKKGDELPPGVIKMVKVYVAIKRKLAVGDKMAGRHGNKGVVSRVLPEEDLPYLEDGTPVDIVLNPLGVPSRMNVGQILETHLGWAARNVGLRLQEMIEKEYGPEQLRKKLRAAFAGTEGGPASDRLAALIDDVPEKELPKLAQKLRRGMHVATPVFDGAREDEMKALMEEGSATLQSILFDGRTGEPFDQDVTVGVMYMLKLHHLVDEKIHARSIGPYSLVTQQPLGGKAQFGGQRLGEMEVWAMEAYGAAYSLQEFLTVKSDDVVGRTRMYEAIVKGENTLESGLPESFNVLIKELQSLALDVELLETPEAQAAREAAERDLGGGPLGAPRGAVASGEKSSA from the coding sequence ATGGCGACGACGATTCAGAACAACTTCCGGATCCGGCGGAACTTCGGGAAGATCAACAAGATCGCCGAGATCCCCAACCTCATCGCCATCCAGAAATTCTCCTACGACAAGTTCTTGCAGGCCGACGTCCCGCCCGAGAAGCGGGACGATACCGGTCTCCAGGGGGTCTTCAAGTCCGTCTTCCCCATCAAGGACTTCAACGAGACCAGCTCGCTCGAGTTCGTGAGCTACCACCTCGAGAAGCCCAAGTACGACGTGGACGAGTGCCACCAGCGCGGGATGACGTACTCCGCGCCGATCAAGGTGGTCGTCCGCCTGGTCGTCTGGGACAAGGACGAGGAGACGGGCGCGCAGTCCATCCGCGACGTCAAGGAGCAGGAGGTCTACTTCGGCGAGATCCCGCTCATGACGGAGAACGGGACCTTCATCATCAACGGGACCGAGCGCGTCGTCGTCAGCCAGCTCCACCGCTCCCCGGGCGCGTTCTTCGACCACGACAAGGGCAAGAGCCACTCGTCCGGCAAGCTGCTCTACAACGCCCGGATCATCCCGTACCGCGGCTCGTGGATCGACTTCGAGTTCGATCACAAGGACATCCTCTACGTCCGCATCGACCGGCGCCGCAAGCTGCCGGCCACGGTGCTGCTGCGCGCGCTCGGCGCGACGCCGGACACGGCCAAGAAGGACCCGGTGGAGTTCCACGGGTCGGCCGAGGAGATCCTCAAGTACTACTACGACACCGAGACGATCCGGGTGGAGGGGAAGGGCAAGTTCGAGAAGGACCTCGTCCCCGACCTGCTCAAGGGCCAGCGCGCCACGCGCGACATCCGCGATCCCAAGTCGAGCGAGGTGATCGTCAAGAAGAACCGCAAGTACACCGAGAGCGCGATCAAGAAGCTGGTCGCGGCGAAGATGAAGTCGCTCCCGGTGGAGCCGGAGGAGGTCTACACCAAGATCTCCGCCGAGGACGTGGTGGACGAGACCACGGGCGAGGTGCTCCTCGAGGTGAACGAGGAGGTCACCGAGGCCAAGGTCGAGGAGCTGCGCAAGCGGAACATCAACGAGTTCAAGGTCCTCTTCATCGACAACCTGAACATCCTGCCCGCGCTCCGCGACACGCTCATGCAGGACAAGATCTCCACGCCGGAGGAGGCGATCATGGAGATCTACCGCCGCCTCCGCCCCGGCGACCCGCCGACGCCGGAGACCGCGACGAACCTCTTCGTCAACCTGTTCTTCAACGCCGAGCGCTACGACCTGTCGAAGGTCGGCCGCCTCAAGCTGAACTACAAGTTCGGCATCGAGGAGCCGCTCGAGAACACGGTCCTCACCAAGCGCGACATCCTCGAGGTCGTCCGCTTCCTCATCGACCTCAAGAACGGCAAGCCGAACAAGGACGTGGACGACATCGACCACCTCGGCAACCGCCGCGTCCGCGCGGTGGGCGAGCTGCTCGAGAACCAGTACCGCATCGGCCTGGTGCGCATGGAGCGGGCGATCAAGGAGCGCATGAGCCTCCAGGAGATCGAGACGCTCATGCCGCACGACCTGATCAACGCGAAGCCGGTGACCGCGGTGATCAAGGAGTTCTTCGGGTCGAGCCAGCTCTCGCAGTTCATGGACCAGACGAACCCGCTCTCCGAGGTCACGCACAAGCGGCGCCTCTCGGCCCTCGGGCCGGGCGGCCTGACCCGCGAGCGCGCCGGCTTCGAGGTGCGCGACGTCCACTCCACGCACTACGGCCGCATCTGCCCGATCGAGACGCCGGAAGGCCCGAACATCGGCCTGATCGCGTCGCTGTCCACCTACGCCCGCGTGAACGAGTACGGCTTCGTCGAGACGCCGTACCGCAAGGTGGAGAAGGGCCGGGTGACCGACGAGGTGACCTTCTACTCCGCGCTCGAGGAGGAGAAGCACATCATCGCCCAGGCGAACGCGCCGGTGGACAAGAAGGGCAACTTCACCGAGGCGAAGGTCTGGTGCCGCAAGGAGGGCGAGTACATCTACGTCCGCCCGGACGAGGTGGACCTGATGGACGTGAGCCCGAACCAGCTCGTGTCCGTGGCCGCCTCGCTGGTGCCGTTCCTCGAGAACGACGACGCGAACCGCGCGCTCATGGGCTCGAACATGCAGCGCCAGGCGGTGCCGCTGCTCCGCACCCAGGCGCCGCTGGTGGGCACCGGCATCGAGGCCATCGTGGCCCGCGACTCCGGCGTGACCACGGTCGCGAAGCGCGACGGCGTGGTGCAGTCGGTGGACGCCTCGCGCATCGTGGTGAAGGCCGACGTGCCGACCTCGGCGACCGACGTCGCCAACGAGGTCGACATCTACAACCTCATCAAGTACCAGCGCTCCAACCAGAACACCTGCATCAACCAGAAGCCCATCGTGAAGCCGGGCGAGCGGGTGCGGAAGGGCGACGTCATCGCCGACGGCCCGGCCACCGAGATGGGCGAGCTCGCGCTCGGCCAGAACGTGGTGGTCGCGTTCATGCCGTGGCAGGGCTACAACTTCGAGGACTCCATCCTCCTCTCCGAGCGCCTCATCAAGGAGGACGTGTTCACGTCGGTGCACATCGAGGAGTTCGAGTGCGTCGCGCGCGACACCAAGCTCGGCAAGGAGGAGATCACCCGGGACATCCCGAACGTCGGCGAGGAGGCCCTCAAGGACCTCGACGAGTCCGGCATCATCCGCATCGGCGCCGAGGTGAAGCCCGGTGACATCCTGGTCGGCAAGATCACGCCGAAGGGCGAGACCCAGCTCTCGCCGGAGGAGAAGCTCCTCCGCGCCATCTTCGGCGAGAAGGCCGGCGACGTCCGCGACAGCTCGCTGCGCGTGCCGCCGGGCGTCTCCGGCACGGTGATCAACGCCAAGGTGTTCAGCCGCAAGGGCGTCGAGAAGGACGAGCGCGCCAAGGCCATCGAGGAGATGGAGGAGGCGAAGCTCCTCAAGGACCAGAACGACGAGATCCGCATCATCCAGGACTCGGCGTTCCAGAAGATCCGCCGCCTGCTCCTCGGCAAGGAGGTCACGGCCCGCCTGGTGGACGACAAGGGCGAGCAGCTCCTGAAGAAGGGCGACGTCCTCGACGACGCGCTGCTCGACACCGTCCCGCAGCGCTACTGGGGCGAGATCGCCGTCGCCGGCGACGTGCAGGACCTGGCGCGGAAGATCATCGACAACTTCGAGGAGCAGAAGGAGCTCGTGAAGCTGCTCTTCGGCGAGAAGATCGGCCGCCTGAAGAAGGGCGACGAGCTGCCGCCGGGCGTCATCAAGATGGTGAAGGTGTACGTCGCCATCAAGCGCAAGCTGGCCGTCGGCGACAAGATGGCCGGCCGCCACGGCAACAAGGGCGTGGTCTCGCGCGTGCTGCCCGAGGAGGACCTGCCGTACCTCGAGGACGGCACCCCGGTGGACATCGTGCTCAACCCGCTCGGCGTGCCGTCGCGCATGAACGTCGGGCAGATCCTCGAGACGCACCTGGGCTGGGCCGCGCGCAACGTCGGCCTCCGGCTGCAGGAGATGATCGAGAAGGAGTACGGCCCCGAGCAGCTGCGCAAGAAGCTCCGCGCCGCGTTCGCCGGCACCGAGGGCGGCCCCGCCAGCGATCGGCTGGCCGCGCTCATCGACGACGTGCCCGAGAAGGAGCTGCCGAAGCTGGCGCAGAAGCTCCGCCGCGGCATGCACGTCGCGACCCCGGTGTTCGACGGCGCCCGCGAGGACGAGATGAAGGCCCTCATGGAGGAGGGCTCCGCGACGCTGCAGTCGATCCTGTTCGACGGCCGCACCGGCGAGCCGTTCGACCAGGACGTGACGGTGGGCGTCATGTACATGCTGAAGCTGCACCACCTCGTGGACGAGAAGATCCACGCCCGGAGCATCGGGCCGTACTCGCTCGTCACGCAGCAGCCGCTGGGCGGCAAGGCCCAGTTCGGCGGCCAGCGCCTGGGCGAGATGGAGGTCTGGGCGATGGAGGCCTACGGCGCGGCCTACTCGCTCCAGGAGTTCCTCACGGTGAAGTCCGACGACGTGGTCGGCCGCACCCGCATGTACGAGGCGATCGTCAAGGGCGAGAACACGCTCGAGTCCGGGCTGCCCGAGTCGTTCAACGTGCTCATCAAGGAGCTCCAGAGCCTCGCGCTCGACGTGGAGCTGCTCGAGACGCCGGAGGCGCAGGCGGCGCGCGAGGCCGCCGAGCGCGACCTCGGCGGCGGCCCGCTGGGCGCGCCGCGCGGCGCGGTCGCGTCGGGGGAGAAGAGCAGCGCGTAG
- a CDS encoding sigma-70 family RNA polymerase sigma factor, whose amino-acid sequence MRTASTQRGSKEFDELAPYLKAVRDFPPLTREDEHALAIRARKGEVSAKQKLVRHNLAFVVAIARKQRRGTVRLDDLIQEGNVGLMRAVEKFDPHAGTRFSTYAVWWIRAYIGKYLKEARSTVRPQSGTVAQPDLSLDSAIDEEGDATHLERIEDDGPGPEDTYLSGEGDREVRDALGKVRKRIGELGWDIVHNRLEQDQPRTLEEIGKRWGVSRERVRQVELKTKQFLHRYLQPVERDAA is encoded by the coding sequence ATGAGGACGGCGAGCACGCAGAGAGGCAGCAAGGAGTTCGATGAGCTGGCCCCCTACCTCAAGGCGGTCCGCGACTTTCCGCCGCTCACCCGCGAGGACGAGCACGCGCTCGCCATCCGCGCGCGCAAGGGCGAGGTGTCGGCGAAGCAGAAGCTGGTCCGGCACAACCTCGCGTTCGTGGTCGCCATCGCGCGCAAGCAGCGCCGGGGCACGGTGCGGCTCGACGACCTGATCCAGGAGGGCAACGTCGGCCTGATGCGCGCCGTCGAGAAGTTCGACCCGCACGCCGGCACGCGCTTCTCGACGTACGCGGTGTGGTGGATCCGCGCCTACATCGGGAAGTACCTCAAGGAGGCGCGCTCGACGGTGCGGCCGCAGAGCGGCACCGTCGCCCAGCCGGACCTGTCGCTCGACAGCGCCATCGACGAGGAGGGTGACGCCACCCACCTCGAGCGCATCGAGGACGACGGCCCCGGGCCGGAGGACACCTACCTGTCCGGCGAGGGGGACCGCGAGGTCCGCGACGCGCTCGGCAAGGTCCGCAAGCGGATCGGCGAGCTGGGCTGGGACATCGTGCACAACCGGCTCGAGCAGGACCAGCCGCGCACGCTGGAGGAGATCGGGAAGCGCTGGGGCGTGTCGCGCGAGCGCGTCCGCCAGGTGGAGCTGAAGACGAAGCAGTTCCTGCACCGGTACCTCCAGCCCGTCGAGCGCGACGCCGCCTAG